Proteins from a genomic interval of Lycium ferocissimum isolate CSIRO_LF1 chromosome 2, AGI_CSIRO_Lferr_CH_V1, whole genome shotgun sequence:
- the LOC132043874 gene encoding probable LRR receptor-like serine/threonine-protein kinase At3g47570 isoform X2, which translates to MRKSYSSFQLLAFLLFVHVIATCLALNISTDQTSPLALKTQITSDPYQILSENWTSSTSVCNWIGITCGSRHQRVTVLNISDMGFSGTIPPQLGHLSFLVSLDLSYNNFHGELPPEFSRLRKLRVINLSFNNFTGQIPKFLGEFQDLQMLSLENNSFSGFIPSSISNMKNLGFLNLRYNNLEGNIPTGIATLRSLKWLSFGFNKLNGSNVLSMFNISTLEYLDLRNAGLIGDFPSDLCRRLPRLQRLGLNFNMLSGEIPRSILKCSELQVLLLLQNNFIGKIPRELGKLQLLQILTLGFNKLQGTIPDEIGDLHNLKQMGIEKNALIGSIPLTIFNISSLQVLSIWDNKLEGPLPREVGNLTMLNVLDLGINNLTGVIPDEVGNLQELLELKLDFNNFSGSIPIGIFNISTLASISLTQNHISGSGSFGSVYKGTLEDGMIVAVKVFNVQLEGTFQTFDRECEILWNLHHRNLTKIISSCCNLDFKALVLEYMPNVSLDNLLYSQDYSINIMQQLNVMVDVASALEYLHHGYFVPIIHCDLKPSNVLLDKDMVGHLTDFGIAKLLTKEESIAHTATFATIGYIAPECGLEGLISKRSDVYSYGIMLLETFTKKKPNDEMFTGDVDLRSWVHSSLHDKVDEIIDADLLTIDEENLNEKLQYVSSIMELAMNCRAKSPVERMNMTDIVVALEKIKQQLSSQY; encoded by the exons ATGAGGAAATCATACTCCTCTTTTCAGCTTTTAgcatttttgttatttgttCACGTTATAGCAACTTGCTTAGCCTTGAATATTAGCACTGATCAAACTTCTCCTCTAGCCTTGAAAACCCAAATTACTTCAGACCCTTATCAGATTCTTTCAGAAAACTGGACTTCATCAACCTCTGTTTGTAACTGGATTGGAATCACTTGTGGCTCTCGTCATCAACGAGTTACTGTACTGAATATTTCAGACATGGGATTTTCGGGTACCATCCCACCACAACTTGGTCACCTTTCCTTTCTTGTTTCGCTTGATCTAAGCTACAACAACTTCCATGGTGAACTTCCACCAGAGTTTTCTCGTTTGCGAAAATTGAGAGTTATTAATCTTAGTTTCAACAACTTCACTGGACAAATTCCTAAATTTTTGGGTGAATTTCAAGACCTTCAAATGTTGTCTCTTGAAAACAATAGTTTCAGTGGGTTCATTCCTTCTTCTATCTCTAACATGAAGAATCttggattcttgaatttgaggtaCAACAATCTGGAAGGAAATATTCCAACAGGAATAGCCACTCTTCGGAGTTTGAAATGGTTGAGTTTTGGATTCAATAAACTCAATGGCTCCAATGTGCTCTCCATGTTCAACATCTCGACACTAGAATATTTGGATCTCAGAAATGCTGGTTTAATTGGTGATTTTCCATCTGATTTGTGCCGTCGACTTCCAAGATTGCAAAGGCTTGGACTTAATTTCAACATGTTAAGTGGAGAGATACCAAGAAGTATATTAAAATGCTCAGAACTTCAAGTCCTATTGTTGTTGCAAAACAACTTTATCGGAAAAATTCCAAGAGAACTTGGGAAATTACAACTGCTGCAAATCTTAACTCTTGGGTTCAACAAGTTACAAG GAACAATTCCTGATGAGATTGGTGATCTTCATAATTTGAAACAAATGGGCATAGAAAAAAATGCACTAATAGGCTCAATCCCTTTAACCATATTCAACATTTCATCACTTCAAGTTTTATCAATTTGGGACAACAAGCTTGAAGGACCTCTACCAAGAGAGGTTGGAAATTTGACTATGCTTAACGTACTTGATCTTGGAATTAATAACTTGACAG GTGTAATTCCAGATGAAGTCGGTAACCTTCAAGAGTTGCTGGAGCTGAAGTTGGATTTCAATAACTTTAGTGGGTCGATCCCTATTGGTATATTTAATATCTCAACTCTTGCATCTATTTCACTCACACAAAACCACATTTCAG GTAGTGGAAGTTTTGGTTCTGTTTACAAAGGGACATTAGAAGATGGGATGATAGTAGCTGTTAAAGTTTTCAATGTGCAGTTGGAAGGAACATTTCAAACCTTTGATAGAGAATGTGAGATCTTGTGGAATCTTCATCATAGAAATCTAACAAAGATCATTAGCAGTTGTTGTAACTTAGATTTTAAAGCATTGGTACTTGAGTACATGCCAAATGTGAGCTTAGACAATTTGCTATATTCTCAAGATTATTCTATAAATATAATGCAACAGTTGAATGTCATGGTCGATGTCGCATCTGCTTTGGAATATCTCCATCATGGTTACTTTGTACCTATTATTCATTGTGATCTGAAGCCTAGCAACGTCTTACTTGACAAAGACATGGTGGGCCACCTGACAGACTTTGGCATTGCAAAGCTTCTAACAAAAGAGGAATCTATTGCTCATACTGCAACCTTTGCCACAATTGGTTACATTGCTCCAG aatgTGGATTGGAAGGCCTTATATCCAAGAGGTCTGATGTTTATAGTTATGGTATAATGTTGCTGGAAACTTTTACAAAGAAGAAACCTAATGATGAAATGTTCACGGGAGATGTGGATTTGAGAAGCTGGGTGCACAGTTCACTTCATGATAAGGTGGATGAAATCATAGATGCTGACTTACTAACAATAGACGAAGAGAACTTAAACGAAAAATTACAGTATGTGTCATCAATCATGGAGTTAGCCATGAATTGCAGAGCTAAATCTCCAGTTGAAAGGATGAACATGACTGATATTGTAGTAGCATTAGAAAAGATCAAGCAACAGCTTTCTTCCCAATATTGA
- the LOC132043874 gene encoding LRR receptor-like serine/threonine-protein kinase EFR isoform X3, translating into MRKSYSSFQLLAFLLFVHVIATCLALNISTDQTSPLALKTQITSDPYQILSENWTSSTSVCNWIGITCGSRHQRVTVLNISDMGFSGTIPPQLGHLSFLVSLDLSYNNFHGELPPEFSRLRKLRVINLSFNNFTGQIPKFLGEFQDLQMLSLENNSFSGFIPSSISNMKNLGFLNLRYNNLEGNIPTGIATLRSLKWLSFGFNKLNGSNVLSMFNISTLEYLDLRNAGLIGDFPSDLCRRLPRLQRLGLNFNMLSGEIPRSILKCSELQVLLLLQNNFIGKIPRELGKLQLLQILTLGFNKLQGTIPDEIGDLHNLKQMGIEKNALIGSIPLTIFNISSLQVLSIWDNKLEGPLPREVGNLTMLNVLDLGINNLTGVIPDEVGNLQELLELKLDFNNFSGSIPIGSGSFGSVYKGTLEDGMIVAVKVFNVQLEGTFQTFDRECEILWNLHHRNLTKIISSCCNLDFKALVLEYMPNVSLDNLLYSQDYSINIMQQLNVMVDVASALEYLHHGYFVPIIHCDLKPSNVLLDKDMVGHLTDFGIAKLLTKEESIAHTATFATIGYIAPECGLEGLISKRSDVYSYGIMLLETFTKKKPNDEMFTGDVDLRSWVHSSLHDKVDEIIDADLLTIDEENLNEKLQYVSSIMELAMNCRAKSPVERMNMTDIVVALEKIKQQLSSQY; encoded by the exons ATGAGGAAATCATACTCCTCTTTTCAGCTTTTAgcatttttgttatttgttCACGTTATAGCAACTTGCTTAGCCTTGAATATTAGCACTGATCAAACTTCTCCTCTAGCCTTGAAAACCCAAATTACTTCAGACCCTTATCAGATTCTTTCAGAAAACTGGACTTCATCAACCTCTGTTTGTAACTGGATTGGAATCACTTGTGGCTCTCGTCATCAACGAGTTACTGTACTGAATATTTCAGACATGGGATTTTCGGGTACCATCCCACCACAACTTGGTCACCTTTCCTTTCTTGTTTCGCTTGATCTAAGCTACAACAACTTCCATGGTGAACTTCCACCAGAGTTTTCTCGTTTGCGAAAATTGAGAGTTATTAATCTTAGTTTCAACAACTTCACTGGACAAATTCCTAAATTTTTGGGTGAATTTCAAGACCTTCAAATGTTGTCTCTTGAAAACAATAGTTTCAGTGGGTTCATTCCTTCTTCTATCTCTAACATGAAGAATCttggattcttgaatttgaggtaCAACAATCTGGAAGGAAATATTCCAACAGGAATAGCCACTCTTCGGAGTTTGAAATGGTTGAGTTTTGGATTCAATAAACTCAATGGCTCCAATGTGCTCTCCATGTTCAACATCTCGACACTAGAATATTTGGATCTCAGAAATGCTGGTTTAATTGGTGATTTTCCATCTGATTTGTGCCGTCGACTTCCAAGATTGCAAAGGCTTGGACTTAATTTCAACATGTTAAGTGGAGAGATACCAAGAAGTATATTAAAATGCTCAGAACTTCAAGTCCTATTGTTGTTGCAAAACAACTTTATCGGAAAAATTCCAAGAGAACTTGGGAAATTACAACTGCTGCAAATCTTAACTCTTGGGTTCAACAAGTTACAAG GAACAATTCCTGATGAGATTGGTGATCTTCATAATTTGAAACAAATGGGCATAGAAAAAAATGCACTAATAGGCTCAATCCCTTTAACCATATTCAACATTTCATCACTTCAAGTTTTATCAATTTGGGACAACAAGCTTGAAGGACCTCTACCAAGAGAGGTTGGAAATTTGACTATGCTTAACGTACTTGATCTTGGAATTAATAACTTGACAG GTGTAATTCCAGATGAAGTCGGTAACCTTCAAGAGTTGCTGGAGCTGAAGTTGGATTTCAATAACTTTAGTGGGTCGATCCCTATTG GTAGTGGAAGTTTTGGTTCTGTTTACAAAGGGACATTAGAAGATGGGATGATAGTAGCTGTTAAAGTTTTCAATGTGCAGTTGGAAGGAACATTTCAAACCTTTGATAGAGAATGTGAGATCTTGTGGAATCTTCATCATAGAAATCTAACAAAGATCATTAGCAGTTGTTGTAACTTAGATTTTAAAGCATTGGTACTTGAGTACATGCCAAATGTGAGCTTAGACAATTTGCTATATTCTCAAGATTATTCTATAAATATAATGCAACAGTTGAATGTCATGGTCGATGTCGCATCTGCTTTGGAATATCTCCATCATGGTTACTTTGTACCTATTATTCATTGTGATCTGAAGCCTAGCAACGTCTTACTTGACAAAGACATGGTGGGCCACCTGACAGACTTTGGCATTGCAAAGCTTCTAACAAAAGAGGAATCTATTGCTCATACTGCAACCTTTGCCACAATTGGTTACATTGCTCCAG aatgTGGATTGGAAGGCCTTATATCCAAGAGGTCTGATGTTTATAGTTATGGTATAATGTTGCTGGAAACTTTTACAAAGAAGAAACCTAATGATGAAATGTTCACGGGAGATGTGGATTTGAGAAGCTGGGTGCACAGTTCACTTCATGATAAGGTGGATGAAATCATAGATGCTGACTTACTAACAATAGACGAAGAGAACTTAAACGAAAAATTACAGTATGTGTCATCAATCATGGAGTTAGCCATGAATTGCAGAGCTAAATCTCCAGTTGAAAGGATGAACATGACTGATATTGTAGTAGCATTAGAAAAGATCAAGCAACAGCTTTCTTCCCAATATTGA
- the LOC132043874 gene encoding probable LRR receptor-like serine/threonine-protein kinase At4g36180 isoform X1: MRKSYSSFQLLAFLLFVHVIATCLALNISTDQTSPLALKTQITSDPYQILSENWTSSTSVCNWIGITCGSRHQRVTVLNISDMGFSGTIPPQLGHLSFLVSLDLSYNNFHGELPPEFSRLRKLRVINLSFNNFTGQIPKFLGEFQDLQMLSLENNSFSGFIPSSISNMKNLGFLNLRYNNLEGNIPTGIATLRSLKWLSFGFNKLNGSNVLSMFNISTLEYLDLRNAGLIGDFPSDLCRRLPRLQRLGLNFNMLSGEIPRSILKCSELQVLLLLQNNFIGKIPRELGKLQLLQILTLGFNKLQGTIPDEIGDLHNLKQMGIEKNALIGSIPLTIFNISSLQVLSIWDNKLEGPLPREVGNLTMLNVLDLGINNLTGVIPDEVGNLQELLELKLDFNNFSGSIPIGIFNISTLASISLTQNHISGNLPSTIGNGAPNLERIFLGANKIDGVLPSSISNLSKLTVLELSTNELTGSIPDSLGNLRLIEILNLQGNSFTSEFSMLSFITSLANCRHLRELILSLNPLNAILPKSIGNVSSLQTFEAVGCNLKGHVPNEIGNLRNSSYLKLDYNDFTGIVPVTISSLKKLQQLSLDANRISGPFPIVLCELPNLGMLNFSQNQMWGSIASCLGDMTSLREIYLDSNNFTASIPSSLWNLKDILKLNLSSNFFNGSLPPEVGNLKVAILLDLSWNQISGNIPSTLGSLRGLIQLYLAHNKIEGSIPETIGNLLNLEVLDISSNMISGVIPKSLEALKKLYSFNVSFNRLHGEIPNGGPFIDLPYQSFVSNEGLCGNTQKHVPGCPSNLKNHPHSEKRRVVWIIVASSVIALVGLASAIVFVLIRCRGKLVIGEDEWSPKVHKEFLSMNFKEQRMALMKITC; this comes from the exons ATGAGGAAATCATACTCCTCTTTTCAGCTTTTAgcatttttgttatttgttCACGTTATAGCAACTTGCTTAGCCTTGAATATTAGCACTGATCAAACTTCTCCTCTAGCCTTGAAAACCCAAATTACTTCAGACCCTTATCAGATTCTTTCAGAAAACTGGACTTCATCAACCTCTGTTTGTAACTGGATTGGAATCACTTGTGGCTCTCGTCATCAACGAGTTACTGTACTGAATATTTCAGACATGGGATTTTCGGGTACCATCCCACCACAACTTGGTCACCTTTCCTTTCTTGTTTCGCTTGATCTAAGCTACAACAACTTCCATGGTGAACTTCCACCAGAGTTTTCTCGTTTGCGAAAATTGAGAGTTATTAATCTTAGTTTCAACAACTTCACTGGACAAATTCCTAAATTTTTGGGTGAATTTCAAGACCTTCAAATGTTGTCTCTTGAAAACAATAGTTTCAGTGGGTTCATTCCTTCTTCTATCTCTAACATGAAGAATCttggattcttgaatttgaggtaCAACAATCTGGAAGGAAATATTCCAACAGGAATAGCCACTCTTCGGAGTTTGAAATGGTTGAGTTTTGGATTCAATAAACTCAATGGCTCCAATGTGCTCTCCATGTTCAACATCTCGACACTAGAATATTTGGATCTCAGAAATGCTGGTTTAATTGGTGATTTTCCATCTGATTTGTGCCGTCGACTTCCAAGATTGCAAAGGCTTGGACTTAATTTCAACATGTTAAGTGGAGAGATACCAAGAAGTATATTAAAATGCTCAGAACTTCAAGTCCTATTGTTGTTGCAAAACAACTTTATCGGAAAAATTCCAAGAGAACTTGGGAAATTACAACTGCTGCAAATCTTAACTCTTGGGTTCAACAAGTTACAAG GAACAATTCCTGATGAGATTGGTGATCTTCATAATTTGAAACAAATGGGCATAGAAAAAAATGCACTAATAGGCTCAATCCCTTTAACCATATTCAACATTTCATCACTTCAAGTTTTATCAATTTGGGACAACAAGCTTGAAGGACCTCTACCAAGAGAGGTTGGAAATTTGACTATGCTTAACGTACTTGATCTTGGAATTAATAACTTGACAG GTGTAATTCCAGATGAAGTCGGTAACCTTCAAGAGTTGCTGGAGCTGAAGTTGGATTTCAATAACTTTAGTGGGTCGATCCCTATTGGTATATTTAATATCTCAACTCTTGCATCTATTTCACTCACACAAAACCACATTTCAGGTAATCTTCCTTCCACTATAGGCAACGGGGCACCCAATTTGGAACGAATTTTTCTAGGTGCAAATAAAATTGATGGTGTTTTACCTAGTTCCATCTCAAATTTGTCTAAGCTTACTGTTCTCGAACTCAGTACAAATGAACTCACAGGTTCAATTCCTGACTCTCTAGGGAACTTGAGACTTATTGAAATTCTCAACTTGCAAGGTAACTCCTTCACCAGTGAGTTTTCAATGTTGAGTTTTATTACTTCTTTGGCCAATTGTAGACACTTAAGAGAACTGATATTGTCACTCAATCCCCTAAATGCAATACTTCCAAAATCCATAGGCAATGTTTCTTCTCTTCAAACATTTGAGGCAGTAGGCTGTAATCTCAAAGGCCATGTTCCAaatgaaattggaaatttgagAAATTCATCTTATTTGAAGCTGGATTACAATGACTTTACTGGAATTGTCCCGGTAACAATAAGTTCATTGAAAAAACTTCAGCAGCTTTCACTTGATGCAAACAGAATAAGTGGTCCTTTCCCAATTGTTTTATGTGAGCTACCCAACTTGGGCATGCTAAACTTTTCACAAAATCAAATGTGGGGTAGCATTGCTAGTTGCTTGGGGGATATGACTTCTCTAAGGGAGATTTATCTTGATTCCAATAACTTCACTGCTAGCATACCTTCAAGTCTTTGGAACCTCAAAGACATTTTGAAGCTGAACTTGTCTTCAAATTTCTTCAATGGTTCACTACCACCAGAAGTTGGAAACCTCAAGGTTGCAATACTTCTGGATCTTTCCTGGAACCAAATCTCAGGCAACATTCCTAGTACATTAGGAAGTCTACGGGGATTGATTCAACTGTATTTGGCTCATAACAAAATTGAAGGATCTATTCCTGAGACAATAGGAAACCTATTAaatttggaagttttggatatTTCAAGTAACATGATTTCTGGAGTGATTCCAAAGTCATTGGAGGCACTCAAGAAACTGTACTCTTTTAATGTCTCATTCAACAGGTTACACGGTGAAATTCCGAATGGAGGACCTTTTATTGATCTCCCTTACCAGTCTTTTGTGTCGAATGAAGGACTGTGTGGTAACACTCAAAAGCATGTCCCAGGTTGTCCTTCTAATTTAAAGAATCATCCTCATTCAGAGAAAAGAAGAGTGGTATGGATTATTGTTGCCTCTTCAGTTATCGCTTTAGTAGGGCTTGCGTCGGCAATAGTTTTCGTGTTGATAAGATGTCGTGGTAAACTAGTCATAGGTGAAGATGAGTGGTCGCCTAAGGTCCACAAAGAATTTCTTTCTATGAACTTCAAAGAGCAACGCATGGCTTTGATGAAAATAACTTGCTAG